ACAGTTCCCAATGGCGCATGAACGCTGATGTTCCGTTAGTTGTGCCAGAAATAAATGCTGACGCTATAAATAAAAACACAAAAATAATTGCAAATCCTAATTGTTCTACAATACAGCTTGTAATGATTTTGAGCTGCCTACACAAAGCCTATTCTATTAAAAGAATTGTAATTTCCACATATCAAAGCGTTAGTGGCACCGGAGTGAATGCTCTTGAACAGCTTATGAGCGAAAGAAATGGCGTTGAAGCAAAAATGGTTTATCCTTATCCAATAGACCTTAATTGTTTTCCTCATGGTGGCGACTTTCTAGAAAATGGCTATACAACAGAAGAAAAAAAATTAATTGAGGAAACTCGCAAAATTTTAAAGTCTCCTAACATGAAAGTTTCTCCAACTGTTGTTAGAATTCCTGTAATTGGCGGACACAGCGAAGCTGTAAATATTGAATTTGAAAAGCCTTATGAAATATCCGACATCTTTTCTCTTTTAAACAATGCTCCCGGCGTTGTTGTTCAAGATAATCCAGAAAAAAATATCTATCCTATGCCTCTTTACGCTAAGGGAAAAAATGAAGTGTTTGTTGGAAGAATAAGAAGAGATGACAGCGTTCCAAATGGGCTAAACCTTTGGATTGTTGCAGACAACTTACGAAAAGGTGCTGCTACAAACGCTGTGCAAATTGCAGAATACGTTCAAAGAATTTGTTTATAAACCGTTTTGCTTAAAAAGCTATTTTGTTTATAAAATAAACTTTTCTTTTTCCATCTTCGCCTTTTATAACTTGGCTTCCGTAGCCTAAAAAATAGTTTTTAAACCAATAGTTTACATTAGAAAATGTCCTTTTTACTTTTTCATTTTCATTGCCACTGCCTTGTAGTTCCCATTTTTCATCATAAATCACTCTTCCACTAAATTCTATTTTTTTAGACACGAGATAATTTCTAGATGTATAAGCCATTCCAATATTTGACGCTGTTCTTTCTGAAATTGTAACAAATTTTTTAGGTGTAAATGGCTTGTATCCTGGGGAAAGCTCAAAGCACACATCCCATTGCAACATTCCGTCTTTAGAAAATTTACAAACTGTTGCATGGGTGTATTGATAACCGTCAAAAACCATCCTGTATTGTGTTACAGGAACACCATTTACGTATACGATATATGGTTCGGAGCGGTATGTAGGATAATACGCTTCGCCAATAAAAATATATCCATCATTAAGTGTGATTACATCATGGCTTTCAATGTAATAACTAAAAGACAATTCCTTTCCTTTTGCTTCTTTCTTTTCTTTCTTTTTTTCAATCCTTTCCTGCTTTCTTTCCGGCAAATACGACAAAAAGTCTTTCAAATCCAAAAAATTATAATATCGAATGTATTCTATTTGATTATTTTCTATTTTACCAAAAAACAAACCCTCTGATAATGAGCCTTTTTTAGAATATGTGCCTGTAATTATTAGCGTGTTATCATCTTGTCGGTAACTAGAAACAGAAATAATATTGTTTTCATTTACTGATGATATTTTTATTGCTTTTTGAATTTTTTCATTTTTATCTATAACTGAATAATATGCTTCACTACTTTGTTTGCTAATGTTTACATTAGAAAGGATTATTATTTCTTCTGTTTCTTCCAGCAATTGGAAGTTTTTTATTTCTGTTTTTTTAGGACTATATGCTCCTATGTTTAATGGAATAACACCTCCTTTTCCCGATGCAATATCTACTTTATAAAGAACTGGAGCCTTTTTTATTTTTGTTAAAAAATATGCTTTACTTCCCAAAACTTTCATATCAGTGAATTTTGCTTTACTTGGGATACTTCCTTCATATTTAGAAATTTCTAAATTTTTAAAATTAATGGCAATAATGAGAAAATCCTTTTTATTTTTATACGATTTGTAAATGTAATCATCATTATAATATAATTCGTCAAAACTCATTCCTCTCGGAATTAAAACAGTTTCTGTTTTTATATTTTCAAAATTTTCATTATACAAATCGTATTTTATCTCCTCCTGCCCTTCTACTTTGCCATCTTTAACGGATTCTAAAATAAAAAACCCGTTTCTTGATTCGTAAATTACTTCTTTAGAATAACCGTTTCTTAGATTAATTTCAATACGTTTTTCGTAGGAAATTTGCGCCTTTGCTCCTACAAATAAAAATAATACAATTGCTGTGGTTAATATTGTTTTCATATTTTTAAATTTTTTTCAAATATAATTATTTAAAGATTTGCTTTAAAATTTTCTTTTTATTTTTTGAATATGGAGAATATTTTATTGGTGGTTCTCCACAAAATGGCTTTGACATTATGCTTTTGTAATGCGAAAATGTTATAAATCCATTTTTACCATGATAGCTGCCTATTCCGCTATTCCCAACTCCGCCAAAAGGAAGATTTGGATTTGAAATGTGCATGATTGTGTCGTTTATCATTCCTCCGCCAAAAGATATTTCTTGTAATATTTTATTTTGATTTTTTTTGCTTTTTGTAAAAACATAGCATGCAAGCGGTTTTTGCCCGCTTTTTATTTTTTCAATAATTTCATTCAAATCATTAAATTTTAAAACCGGGAGAATTGGTCCAAAAATTTCCTCTTGCATTACTGGATGCGAAAAATCTAAATCTGTAAGGATTGTTGGGTTAATAAATCTCGCTTCAGCATTAGTTTCTCCGCCAAAGAAAACGTTTTTTTCTTCAATAAATTTTTTGAGCCTGTTATAGTTTTTTTCATTGATTATTTGCACATAATTTTTGTTTTCAAAGGCGTAATCAAACTTAATGATATACTTTTTCAATGCTTGTAAAAAATCAGAATATATGCTTTCGTGTACAAGCACATAATCTGGAGCTATGCAAGTTTGACCGGCATTTAAAAATTTTCCCCAAACAATACGTTTTGCTGTTTTGTCAATATTTGTGTCTTTAAAAACAATGGCGGGACTTTTCCCTCCAAGTTCTAGCGTTGCGGGAGTAAGATTTTTTGCTGCCGCTTCATAAACTATTTTTCCAACAGAAGCACTTCCTGTAAAAAATATCTTATCAAATTTTTGTTTTAACAAAGCGGTTGTTTCTGGCACTCCGCCTTCAATTGCACAAAATACTTCTGGAGGAAAATTTTTATTTATTAATTCTGCTATTATTGCCGATGTGTTTTTTGCAATTTCGCTTGGTTTTAAAATTACTGTGTTCCCTGCTGCTAAAGCCGCAATTGCAGGATCTAGCGTTAACAAATAAGGATAATTCCAAGCTCCAATAATTAGGCAAACGCCGCGTGGCTCTGCTTGAATATATGATTTCGCCGGAAAATTTATCAGATTTGTAGGAACTCGCTTTCGCCTACTCCATTTTGATACCTTTTTTAGGTACAAATCAATGTTTTTATATAAAAAAGCCTGTTCTGTTATGTATGTTTCTATTTCTGATTTTTTAAAATCCTCATATATTGCAGCATATAATTGCTTTTCGTTGTTTTTAAGAATTGTTTTTAACTTTTTTAATTGTTCTTTTCTAAACGAAATCTTTTTTGTTTCATTTTTTTTATAAAATTCCCTTTGCTTTTCTATTATTTCAATATAATTATCCATTACAAATGAAATATTTTTTATTTTTCATCATTGTCGCTATATGAATCAGGTTCTTGTTTTGGCTTTGTTTTTAAAACCTTAATGAAAAAATAAACCGCTACAGCCGTAATGGTTATATTTGTTATTAACATCATACAAAGGGCACTACTATTCATTTTTCTTAGTTTTAAATTTTTTATAATATGATCTTCTAACAAAAATTGCAATCACTACAAAAAGGGTTAAAAGTAATAATCGCGCAAGATTTACAATTAGTCGGTTGGTTTTTAATTGTGCTATTTCTGAAGCATCTTGAGCTAAGTTTATTTGTTCTGTTATTCCTGTGTTTAATATTTTTCCAACAAAGCTTCCGTGGTCAAACTGCCACCCTTGTCCACTAAACAAGTTTTGAAAAGCAAAAATCCAGTCATTGTCTTTTGGTGTGAAAACTGCTCCCAGAAAAACTATTATTAGCAACAATGGTGTTACATATGCAATTATAAATTTAAAAATTTTAGGAACTTTTATATCTGCTCCTAAATTAATTTCTTTCCAACCCTTTTCTATTCCAAAACACCAAGCAAACAAAATACTTTCAAATGCAGCAAAAACAAATAAAGAAAAAGAGCCTGTCCAATAGTCATATTCATCAAAAACACCATTATTGAAAAATAAAACAGTTGGCAATCCAATAATAAAAACAATTATACCAAAAGAAATTGCTGTCTTTTTCCTTGACCAGCCAAACTCGTCTTCAAGAAAACCCTGCACAGGCGTTCCCATTGCAAGAGACGATGTAATTCCCGCAAAAAACAGTAGCCCAAACCACATTACGCCAGCAAATGCTCCGATTATTGGTCCCCATTGAGTAAACAAATATGGTATTGTTTTAAAACCAAGTCCCAGACCTCCAAAAGCTGCTAATTCTTTTAGCTGATCTATTCCTAAATATCCCACAGTTATAGGAATAATTATAGCTCCGCCTAAAACAACTTCTACAAACTCATTTATTGTCCCAGCAGACATCGCATTTAGAGCAATATCATCTTTTCTTTTTAGATAAGAAGCATAGGCGTGAACGCAACCCATTCCAAGAGAAAGCGTGAAAAATATTTGACTTGCCGCAGCAAACCACACTTTTGGATCTAAAATGGATTTATAATCGGGTGTCCATAAAAAATTTAAGCCAACAGAACTGTCAAATAATACGCCATTTGAGCCAACTTTTAATGTTACCGCTCTTATCGCTAGCAATATTCCAAAAACAATCAATAGCGGCATCGCTATTTTTGCGACTTTTTCAATTCCGCCTTTCAAGCCTTTGCTTAAAATAAAAACATTTATAACTAGACATATTACAAAAAAAACAATGGGTTCGTATGGAATTAATGTTGCTGTGCCTATTGAAACATAATCATTAAAAACATTAACAACTTCTTGCTGGTTCATTCCATTAAAAGTTCCTCTTACGCTATGGAAAATATATGCAAGAGTCCAAGATTCCATATAGCAATAGTAAGAGGCTATTCCAATATTGCTAAAAATTCCAAAAACTCCGACATATTTCCAAATTCGCCTCTTGTCCATGCTTTGCAACATAAGCGGAGCACTATGGAAACCTTTATTGCCACCATATCTACCAATGCTCCATTCTATCAACAAAAGAGGCAGCCCCAACACAACAAAACTTACCAAATACGGAATAATAAAGGCTCCTCCACCATTTTGTATGGCTTGAACAGGAAAACGTAAAAAATTACCAAATCCAACAGCATTACCTGCCATTGCAAGAATTAAGCCTGTCCGCGTTCCCCATGCTTGGCTTGTTTTATTCATAATTTTTTATTTATAAAGTTTTTCATTATCGGACAATTCATACATTTTTCTTTTTTGCAGTATTCATTGTACAGCTCTATTATTCCTTGAGATTGCTTTGCGTTTTTTAATATAAATTTTCCTGACTGTACAAATATATTAATTATTTCATTTTTCTCCGCATTAATTAAATTAATTATTTCTATGCTTTCTTTTAATTTGTTTTTTTTGTTTAAATATTGTGCATAAGCGAGTTTTAGCGGAATAACAGAATTTATAATAATTGTGTCTAAAGCCAATTTTCCTATAAATCCAGAACTCAAATATGGTGTTTCAAACTTGCAATGACTTGTCCAAAACTCAGATACAGGCTGTTTGAATATTTTATAACAATCGCTTATGTTTTTTGCTAAAATAATTTTATTAAATAAATCTGGAATATTTTTTACAACTGCCGATAATTGTGCTATTCGCATTTCAGGTAAAGACGTGGGTCTTATTGGACTGTTTTTCCAAACAGATACATCTAAGGACAATAGCGAATATTTGTTTTTTATATGCGTAAATTCTTCACACAAAGATTGCTCATAACTGTTTTTAAATTCTTTTTTGTTTTCTAAAAAACCTCCTTGCCCAAATAATATCGCCTCTATTGAAAAAACATCTCCTGCTCGCATCAGCATTTTCCACGAAATGGTGTTTGATAAATATTCAAATGGAACTTTATTATGCGGAAGACCAAATGCCACAGACACCGCTTTCCATGTTGTTTCTACCCAATCGTTGTTTTTTGAAAATATTTCTAAAATCAGATTTGTTTTTTTGCTAAATCTAACACGCGCTAATTTGTTTGCTATTCTTATAAAATCATTGTTTTCTATGCTTTTTAAGATTTCAGAACATTTTATTTTTTTGTTTGTTGAAGATAAATTTGAAAAATATTTAATATACAAATTTTCTATTGTTTCTTTTGGTAGAACAATTGTTGGAATAGTTTTGCCTTTTTTATAATAAATGGTTTTATTATTTACTAAAACTATATGCAAAATTATTTTTTCGTAAGCATCATCAGAATTGTGCTCATGCAAAAACCAATCGCTACTTTGAAAGTGTATTTCCGAATTTCCTGCGTAAAATTTATTTTTTATTAAAATTTGCGTGTTTTCAAAATCAGGACCATCTTTGTTTCCACTTGTTCCGGGATGTATTATTTCGCAATTTTCGCCAGAAGTAAGACTAAAGTACCGCCCTAAAAGACCTTTTTCCCATACATAATGAATAAATTTTTCTGGAATTTTGGGTTTTGGCATGGTTTTTTGATTGTTTATTATTAGTGGTTCAAATATTTGTTTATTTTCTAATCATTTTTTAACCCATTAAAATAAGCATTTATTTGAAAATTTTTATAAATTTGTAATAAAAAAGATTATGAAAAAATTATTTACTTTGATTTCTCTTTTAATCTTTCTTGCTCCTGCAAGCATTATGGCTCAATCTGAAGAACAAATATTTGTTGTTGTAGATAAAATGCCAGAATTTAAAGGTGGAACGGCAGCTTTTAATAATTTTATAAGAACTAATCTGAAATACCCAGAAGAAGCTTTGAAAAATAAAATAGAAGGTGTTGTTATTGCTTCTTTTATCGTTGAAAAAGACGGAAGTGTTTCTAACCCAACAATAATTTCAAAAATCGGCTATGGTTGCGACACAGAGGTTATCAGATTAATTAATTCCATGCCAAAATGGATCCCTGGAACTAAAGATGGAAAAGCTGTTAGGGTAAAGCTCAGCACTCCTTTTGAATTCAAATTATAGATGCCTTTTCTTAAAATATTAGCAATAAAAAAACACCGTTTTTGCGGTGTTTTTTGTTTTTTTCTAAAAAATATTTTTTACATAATAGAATTAAAAAGGAATAAAAGAAATTCCCACAGATACAGGTGTCATTTCTGGACCTTTTTTATCTTTAAACAGCGTTGAAAGACCATAATATGCATATAAATTAAACATTTTATATCCAATACGAGCTGTTACGCCATATCTTAAAGGATTAATGTTTTCTATTTTGAATGTTTTTACTTTTGTGGTTGCGTCTGAATATTTCACATGATTATTCATCATATATCCAATTTTTCCGCCAATTGCAATACGAAAAACATTGTCCCTTTTGGTTTTAAAACGCAATTCTATTGGCAAATCAACAAAGGATAGTCCTATTTTATTCATTTTATATTCATTTTTTATTGGAACAAAATAGGTAACAGCATTACTGTCTCTATACATATTACAATCATTATATGCATTATGCATGCCAATTCCCAAGCCTACAGCAAAGCTAAAATTGGTTTCTCCAAAAGGAAAATCTTTCATAAGGCTAACAGATGCACCTCTATTAAATTTGGAAAAATTTGCAGAATCTGGTGTGCCAAGCCAAAAATCATTATATACATCTACCATAAGGCGATCTGCTTTTCCAAAACGATTTGATAATTGAACTTCTTCATCAATATCTTGTGCGAATATTGATAAAGAAAAAATAGCAAATAAAGAAAAAATAATAGTCTTTTTCATAATCTTTTTTTACAAAAATATGCTTTTTTATTGAATTTTCAGCATTAATTTTCTAAAATATGTAAAAAATCTCTTTCTTATTTTTATTTTTTTAAAAACAAAATCTTAACTTTGGAAAAATATTTAAACATAAAAACATGGAGCTTTTTGAAAAACAAGTTTATATTTCTCGCAGAAAAAAACTAATACAAAAAGGATTAAAAGGCATTGCTCTGTTTATTGGAAACACTGAATCGCCCATGAATTATCCTTCTAACGGATACCATTTTCGTCAAGATAGCAATTTTTCATACTTTTTTGGGCTTGATATACCAAATATGATTGGTGTTATTGATTTTGATGAAGGCAAAGAAATTATTTTTGCAAACGATGTTGATATTGATGATATTATTTGGATGGGTCCTCAACCCTCTATAAAAGAATTAGCTGCAAAAGTTGGTGTCGAGCTATCTTTTTCTTTAAATGAATTTGAAAATTATATTTCAAAAGTTAAAAATCAAAATAGAAAAATTCATTTCACTCCGCCTTATAGAGCAGAAAGCAAAATAATGATTAATTCTTGGCTTGGAATTAATTTTCAAAATATGAAAAGTGCTGCAAGCGTTGAGCTAATAAAAGCTATTGTGGATTTACGCTCTGTAAAAGAACCTTGCGAAATTGATGAATTAGAAATTGCGGCAAAAATTGGTTATGAAATGCACATGGCTGCATTTAAACATGCAAAATCCGGCGTTAAAGAGCAAGAAATTTATGGTATAATGGAAGGAATTTCTTATATGTATGGCAAAGGTCCTTCTTTTCCGATAATTCTGTCAATTCATGGCGAAACATTGCACAACCATAATCACTCTAATATTCTTAAAAACGGCGATTTGCTTCTTGTTGACGCTGGTGCTCAAAATAATAAATATTATTCATCTGATTACACACGAACAATGCCTGTTGATGGCATTTTTAGCGAAAAACAAAAAAATATTTATCAAATTGTTTTAGACGCAAACAACAAAGCTTTATCCTTAGCAAAACCTGAAGTTACATATCAAAGCATACATCTTGATGTTTGTAAAGTTATTACAGATGGGTTAAAGCAAGTTGGACTAATGAAAGGCGATACAAATGAAGCTGTTGCTGCAGGAGCGCATGCTTTGTTTTTACCTCATGGGCTTGGACACATGATGGGACTTGATGTTCATGATATGGAAGATTTTGGAGAAGATTATGTTGGCTATGACGACGATGTTAAAAGAATAAATCAATTCGGAACTTCATCTCTCAGAATGGGACGCAGATTAAAACCCGGATTTGTTGTTACAGACGAGCCCGGCATTTATTTTATTCCAGAACTAATTGATAAATGGAAATCTGAAAAACTTTTTGAGGAATTTATCAATTACAATGAGCTTGAAAAATATCGCGATTTTGGTGGTATCCGCCTTGAAGACGATATCCTTGTAACTGAAACAGGAGCTCGCTTTCTAGGAGGAAAAAGATTACCAATTACCATTGAAGAAGTTGAAGAAATAATTAAAAATAACTAAAAAATTATGTTTAGTGGAATAGTAGAATCTCTTGGCGAGATTGTTAAAGTAAGCAAAGAAGGTAGCAATATTCATTTTACAGTAAAAGCCGATATTGCATCAAAACTGAAAGTTGACCAAAGTGTTTCTCTCGACGGTGTTTGCTTAACCGTTGTAAAAGTAAACAAAAAAGAAAAGAAATACGTTGTTACAGCTATTGAAGAAACGCTCAACAAAACATGTTTGCGTATTTGGGAAAAAGGATACCTTGTAAACCTAGAGCGTAGCATGAAAGCTGATGGTAGATTTGACGGACATATTGTTCAAGGTCATGTTGACCAAACTGCCACCTGTTATAAAGTAGAAACTTTTGACGGAAGCTGGAAGTATTTTTTCAAATACGACCCTAAAAAAAATAATTTTACAGTAAAAAAAGGTTCTATTTGTGTAAATGGAGTAAGCTTAACTGTGGTTGATAGCGAATACGACATGTTTTCCGTTGCAATAATTCCTTATACTTACGAAAACACAAATTTTCACAAAATCAAGGAAGGAACTATTGTTAACATAGAATTTGATATTATTGGAAAATACATGCAAAAATTAATGGAATTGTATTTTGTACAAGAAAAACCTGTTGCTATAAAACCTCAAAAAAAACAACAAAGCAAATCAACAAAAAAATAATTTTTTCTTGTTTAAATTGCAAATAAAAAAAGAGAAATAATTAAAAACTATCTCTCTTTTTAAATTTATTTTTTTCTGGTTATTCAAATTCTATCATTAAGAAATTTTTAGGGATTTTATCCCCTTTTTTAACGTCTATTTTCTTTACTTTTCCATTAATTGGAGCAGTGATCTTATTTTGCATTTTCATTGCTTCTAGCACAAGCAAAACGCTATTTTCATCAACATCTTCTCCAACCTCAACTAAAATGTCCGTAATTGTTCCAGGAATAGCAGAATAAACAAACTTTGGATTAACAGGAGAATATGGCTTTCGGGCTAAATACTTTTTTGAGAAAAGAGTTTTGAAATTACCTTCTCCACTATTAAAATTTTCATATTTTACCTTTTCAACACTATTCTCTTCGCTTGATTTTTTTGTTTTTTTAGATATTATTTTCATAATTCAAATTTTAAATTAAAATGGAGGAATTCCATGTTTTTTCTCTGGACGAATAACTTCTTTTTGTGTAGAAACGCCGAGAGCATGGGAAATAAATCGGCGAGTATCTGCTGGTTTTATAACAGCATCTACATAGCCATAAGCTGCTGCAACATAAGGATTTGCAAATTTTTCTTTATACTCTTCGATTTTTTTCAACCGCATTTCTTCTGGATTTTCTGCAGTTTGAATTTCGTTTTTAAAGATAATATTTGCTGCTCCTTCTGGACCCATAACAGCTATTTCCGCAGATGGCCAAGCAAAAACAAAATCGGCTTTTAAATGTCGTGAAGACATTGCAATATAGCCGCCACCATAAGCTTTTCTCAAAATAATTGTAATTTTAGGTACAATTGCTTCGCTGTATGCGTAAAGAATTTTTGCTCCATGGCGAATAACACCGGCATGTTCTTGGTCAACACCTGGCAAATAGCCCGGAAGGTCAACTAATGTAATAATTGGAATATTAAAAGCATCACAGAATCTGATAAAACGAGCGGCTTTATCGCTGCTATCAACATCTAACACTCCGGCTAAAACAAGAGGCTGATTTGCAACAAAGCCAACAGTGTCCCCTTCAATTCTTGCAAATCCAATTACAATATTTGGAGCAAACAATTCCATAACTTCAAAAAATTCGCTTCTATCAGAAAGAGCTTTAATAACCCTTCTAATATCATATGGTTGCCTTGGGTCAGATGGAATTATAGAGTTTATTCTGAAACTTTTGTCTGGCAAAGCAGGTTCAAAACGTTCTGCTCTTTTTAAATTATTCCACGGGATATACGAAAGGAGTTGTTTTATTTGATTAAAACATTCAAATTCGTTTCTTGCAAAGAAATGTGCATTTCCTGTAATCTCAGCATGAACTCTTGCTCCTCCGAGATCTTCCATAGAAATTTCTTCACCAAGAACTGTTTTTATTACCTCCGGACCCGTAATAAACATTTTTGAAATATTATCAACAACAAAAACAAAGTCGGTAAGAGCTGGAGAATAAACAGCACCACCAGCGCAAGGACCTAAAATTACTGAAATTTGAGGAATAACTCCTGATGCTAACGTATTTCTATAAAAAATTTCGCCATATCCTGCTAATGAATTAACTCCTTCTTGAATACGAGCCCCACCTGAATCGTTTATACCAATAAGAGGAACTCTCATTTTCAAAGCATGATCCATAATTTTTGTAATCTTCATTGCATGCATATAGCCTAAAGAACCTCCTGCAACAGTAAAG
Above is a window of Bacteroidales bacterium DNA encoding:
- a CDS encoding aspartate-semialdehyde dehydrogenase, whose product is MKLCIVGITGLVGSEIIQVLNDFNLPVDEYFLAASERSVGKEIIIKNKKHTVISLSEALSKAPDIAIFSAGSEVSKQWAPAFAEKGCFVVDNSSQWRMNADVPLVVPEINADAINKNTKIIANPNCSTIQLVMILSCLHKAYSIKRIVISTYQSVSGTGVNALEQLMSERNGVEAKMVYPYPIDLNCFPHGGDFLENGYTTEEKKLIEETRKILKSPNMKVSPTVVRIPVIGGHSEAVNIEFEKPYEISDIFSLLNNAPGVVVQDNPEKNIYPMPLYAKGKNEVFVGRIRRDDSVPNGLNLWIVADNLRKGAATNAVQIAEYVQRICL
- a CDS encoding aldehyde dehydrogenase — protein: MDNYIEIIEKQREFYKKNETKKISFRKEQLKKLKTILKNNEKQLYAAIYEDFKKSEIETYITEQAFLYKNIDLYLKKVSKWSRRKRVPTNLINFPAKSYIQAEPRGVCLIIGAWNYPYLLTLDPAIAALAAGNTVILKPSEIAKNTSAIIAELINKNFPPEVFCAIEGGVPETTALLKQKFDKIFFTGSASVGKIVYEAAAKNLTPATLELGGKSPAIVFKDTNIDKTAKRIVWGKFLNAGQTCIAPDYVLVHESIYSDFLQALKKYIIKFDYAFENKNYVQIINEKNYNRLKKFIEEKNVFFGGETNAEARFINPTILTDLDFSHPVMQEEIFGPILPVLKFNDLNEIIEKIKSGQKPLACYVFTKSKKNQNKILQEISFGGGMINDTIMHISNPNLPFGGVGNSGIGSYHGKNGFITFSHYKSIMSKPFCGEPPIKYSPYSKNKKKILKQIFK
- a CDS encoding sodium-dependent transporter → MNKTSQAWGTRTGLILAMAGNAVGFGNFLRFPVQAIQNGGGAFIIPYLVSFVVLGLPLLLIEWSIGRYGGNKGFHSAPLMLQSMDKRRIWKYVGVFGIFSNIGIASYYCYMESWTLAYIFHSVRGTFNGMNQQEVVNVFNDYVSIGTATLIPYEPIVFFVICLVINVFILSKGLKGGIEKVAKIAMPLLIVFGILLAIRAVTLKVGSNGVLFDSSVGLNFLWTPDYKSILDPKVWFAAASQIFFTLSLGMGCVHAYASYLKRKDDIALNAMSAGTINEFVEVVLGGAIIIPITVGYLGIDQLKELAAFGGLGLGFKTIPYLFTQWGPIIGAFAGVMWFGLLFFAGITSSLAMGTPVQGFLEDEFGWSRKKTAISFGIIVFIIGLPTVLFFNNGVFDEYDYWTGSFSLFVFAAFESILFAWCFGIEKGWKEINLGADIKVPKIFKFIIAYVTPLLLIIVFLGAVFTPKDNDWIFAFQNLFSGQGWQFDHGSFVGKILNTGITEQINLAQDASEIAQLKTNRLIVNLARLLLLTLFVVIAIFVRRSYYKKFKTKKNE
- a CDS encoding DUF2851 family protein codes for the protein MPKPKIPEKFIHYVWEKGLLGRYFSLTSGENCEIIHPGTSGNKDGPDFENTQILIKNKFYAGNSEIHFQSSDWFLHEHNSDDAYEKIILHIVLVNNKTIYYKKGKTIPTIVLPKETIENLYIKYFSNLSSTNKKIKCSEILKSIENNDFIRIANKLARVRFSKKTNLILEIFSKNNDWVETTWKAVSVAFGLPHNKVPFEYLSNTISWKMLMRAGDVFSIEAILFGQGGFLENKKEFKNSYEQSLCEEFTHIKNKYSLLSLDVSVWKNSPIRPTSLPEMRIAQLSAVVKNIPDLFNKIILAKNISDCYKIFKQPVSEFWTSHCKFETPYLSSGFIGKLALDTIIINSVIPLKLAYAQYLNKKNKLKESIEIINLINAEKNEIINIFVQSGKFILKNAKQSQGIIELYNEYCKKEKCMNCPIMKNFINKKL
- a CDS encoding energy transducer TonB, which codes for MKKLFTLISLLIFLAPASIMAQSEEQIFVVVDKMPEFKGGTAAFNNFIRTNLKYPEEALKNKIEGVVIASFIVEKDGSVSNPTIISKIGYGCDTEVIRLINSMPKWIPGTKDGKAVRVKLSTPFEFKL
- a CDS encoding PorT family protein, giving the protein MKKTIIFSLFAIFSLSIFAQDIDEEVQLSNRFGKADRLMVDVYNDFWLGTPDSANFSKFNRGASVSLMKDFPFGETNFSFAVGLGIGMHNAYNDCNMYRDSNAVTYFVPIKNEYKMNKIGLSFVDLPIELRFKTKRDNVFRIAIGGKIGYMMNNHVKYSDATTKVKTFKIENINPLRYGVTARIGYKMFNLYAYYGLSTLFKDKKGPEMTPVSVGISFIPF
- a CDS encoding aminopeptidase P family protein, coding for MELFEKQVYISRRKKLIQKGLKGIALFIGNTESPMNYPSNGYHFRQDSNFSYFFGLDIPNMIGVIDFDEGKEIIFANDVDIDDIIWMGPQPSIKELAAKVGVELSFSLNEFENYISKVKNQNRKIHFTPPYRAESKIMINSWLGINFQNMKSAASVELIKAIVDLRSVKEPCEIDELEIAAKIGYEMHMAAFKHAKSGVKEQEIYGIMEGISYMYGKGPSFPIILSIHGETLHNHNHSNILKNGDLLLVDAGAQNNKYYSSDYTRTMPVDGIFSEKQKNIYQIVLDANNKALSLAKPEVTYQSIHLDVCKVITDGLKQVGLMKGDTNEAVAAGAHALFLPHGLGHMMGLDVHDMEDFGEDYVGYDDDVKRINQFGTSSLRMGRRLKPGFVVTDEPGIYFIPELIDKWKSEKLFEEFINYNELEKYRDFGGIRLEDDILVTETGARFLGGKRLPITIEEVEEIIKNN
- a CDS encoding riboflavin synthase, with the protein product MFSGIVESLGEIVKVSKEGSNIHFTVKADIASKLKVDQSVSLDGVCLTVVKVNKKEKKYVVTAIEETLNKTCLRIWEKGYLVNLERSMKADGRFDGHIVQGHVDQTATCYKVETFDGSWKYFFKYDPKKNNFTVKKGSICVNGVSLTVVDSEYDMFSVAIIPYTYENTNFHKIKEGTIVNIEFDIIGKYMQKLMELYFVQEKPVAIKPQKKQQSKSTKK
- a CDS encoding acetyl-CoA carboxylase biotin carboxyl carrier protein subunit, which produces MKIISKKTKKSSEENSVEKVKYENFNSGEGNFKTLFSKKYLARKPYSPVNPKFVYSAIPGTITDILVEVGEDVDENSVLLVLEAMKMQNKITAPINGKVKKIDVKKGDKIPKNFLMIEFE
- a CDS encoding acyl-CoA carboxylase subunit beta, which gives rise to MSIRSKSKDLAKRMQDAQQGGGTKAIAKQVAMGKLTARERILAILDPDSFHEYDLFVEHAGRDFDMDKKHLPGDGVVTGTGTINGFPICIFAQDFTVAGGSLGYMHAMKITKIMDHALKMRVPLIGINDSGGARIQEGVNSLAGYGEIFYRNTLASGVIPQISVILGPCAGGAVYSPALTDFVFVVDNISKMFITGPEVIKTVLGEEISMEDLGGARVHAEITGNAHFFARNEFECFNQIKQLLSYIPWNNLKRAERFEPALPDKSFRINSIIPSDPRQPYDIRRVIKALSDRSEFFEVMELFAPNIVIGFARIEGDTVGFVANQPLVLAGVLDVDSSDKAARFIRFCDAFNIPIITLVDLPGYLPGVDQEHAGVIRHGAKILYAYSEAIVPKITIILRKAYGGGYIAMSSRHLKADFVFAWPSAEIAVMGPEGAANIIFKNEIQTAENPEEMRLKKIEEYKEKFANPYVAAAYGYVDAVIKPADTRRFISHALGVSTQKEVIRPEKKHGIPPF